From a single Patagioenas fasciata isolate bPatFas1 chromosome 19, bPatFas1.hap1, whole genome shotgun sequence genomic region:
- the HSPB1 gene encoding heat shock protein beta-1, with amino-acid sequence MAERRVPFTFLRSPSWDPFRDWYHGSRLFDQSFGMPHIPEDWYKWPSGSSWPGYFRLLPRESALMPYGQALSRQLSSGISEIRQTPDSWKVTLDVNHFAPEELVVKTKDNIVEITGKHEEKQDEHGFISRCFTRKYTLPPGVEATAVRSSLSPDGMLTVEAPLPKPAIQSAEITIPVTVESQAKEPAKK; translated from the exons ATGGCCGAGCGCCGCGTCCCCTTCACCTTCCTGCGCAGCCCCAGCTGGGATCCCTTTCGCGACTGGTACCATGGCAGCCGCCTCTTCGACCAGTCCTTCGGGATGCCCCACATCCCCGAGGACTGGTACAAATGGCCGAGCGGCAGCTCCTGGCCAGGATATTTCCGACTTTTGCCTCGGGAAAGCGCATTGATGCCCTATGGGCAGGCCCTGAGCCGCCAGCTCAGCAGCGGCATCTCCGAGATCCGCCAGACCCCCGACAGCTGGAAGGTCACCTTGGACGTCAACCACTTCGCACCCGAGGAGCTGGTGGTCAAGACCAAGGATAATATCGTGGAGATCACCG GCAAACACGAGGAGAAGCAGGATGAACACGGCTTCATCTCCAGGTGCTTCACCCGAAAATATAC CCTCCCTCCCGGTGTTGAAGCCACAGCCGTGCGGTCCTCGCTGTCCCCTGACGGCATGCTGACGGTGGAGGCCCCCCTGCCCAAACCGGCCATCCAGTCTGCCGAAATCACCATCCCCGTCACCGTCGAGAGCCAAGCCAAGGAGCCAGCCAAGAAGTAG